In the genome of Pseudomonas fluorescens, the window GTACTGGGAATGGTGGAACACCCGACCGTCATCCTTGAGCGCCTTGAACACCTCGGGAATACGTGGCGTGCCACCGGCGCTGACCACCACCGAACGGGTGGTGCGCACCTGTTGATGTCCGGTCGCATCGCGGGAAATCACCCGCAACGCCTCGACCTGATGGTTGTGCAGCACCGGCTCGATGGTCAGCACTTCTTCGCCGTAGCGGCTTTGCGCGGTGAACTGCCCGGCGACCCAGCGCAGGTAGTCGTTGTACTCCATGCGGCACGGATAGAAGGTGCCCAGGTTGATGAAGTCCACCAGGCGCCCGTGGGCCTTGAGGTAATTGACGAACGAGTAAGGGCTGGTCGGATTGCGCAGGGTCACCAGGTCCTTGAGGAAGGAAATCTGCAACTCGCTCTGGGTCACCAGGGTGTTGCCGTGCCAGCGGTAGTCGGCCTGCTTGTCGAGAAACAGCACATCCAGGTTGCCCTGGCTCGCCCCGCGCTCTTGCAGCGCGATGGCCAGTGCCAGGTTCGACGGGCCGAAACCGACGCCGATCAGGTCGTGAACGAGGGGCGAAGCAATTGCCTGTGTCATTTCCAGTGTCCTCTGGATGTTCCCCTCAAAGACGGGGCATTGAACCTAAGTGACCTGACCCGCCAAGGGCCGCACAACAGGTCGTCTGTTGAGTAGGAACGAGGACCGTGAAAAAAAATTTAACCGCGCAGGATCACTGGGCGTCCCACTGTCGCATGCGTATACGGCAATGCTTCATGGCATTGACTATGTGCTTCTCGACCATTGCCCGGGAAATGCCCAGTTGTTCGGCAATCTGCGGATGGGACAGGCCTTCGATCTTGCGCAGCAGGAAACTCTCGCGGCACAGCCTCGGCAACTCCGCCAAGGCCCGCTGGAGCATGTCCAGGCGCTGGCCATGATCAAGCACGTTTTGCGGCGAAGGAGTGAAATAGCGCTCCTCATTATCGAGCACGTCCAGAGGTTCGGCCTGACGCAGGGTGTTGCGTCGATGGTCATCGATAACCAGGTTGAGGGCGGTGCGATAAAGGAATGCCCGGGGCTGCTCGATCGGCGTATCACTGGAGCGCTCCAGGACCCGCAGATAAGCGTCATGCACCACATCTTCGGCCACCTGACGGTTGCCCAGCCTGGCGTTCAGGAAACACACCAGTTCGCGATAGTAGTTTTCCAACATGACTCCCGTCCGCACGGGGGTGCGGTTTCTGTCCTTGAGCCGGTTCGGCGACCGCTGAATCACACAGTGGCACGATAGTGGCAGTTCGAGACGCGTAATTTATAGTAATTCTCATATAGATTTAAAGTACTGCTTCAACTTGCCCGATAAATTGTCTCGATCCCTGTAGGAGCGAGCCTGCTCGCGATGGTCGTGAACGATGATGCGCACTTTCTGATTTAACGCGTCGTCCTCGCGGCCATCGCGAGCAGGCTCGCTCCTACAGGGTTTGTGTTGTCGGCTAAATTCTCTGCTCCGTTCAACGTCTACAGGACAGCTTCCCGTCTCTGCGCCGCTCAACGACGGGCCGATATCCTTTGGCCGGAACCCCGAATGAAACGCTCCCGACAGACCCGACGCGCCCTGCTTGCAGCACTTTGTCTGATCCCCGTGGTTGCCGTCGCCGCCTGGCAGTTCATCCCGCCGGGCCGCGACGGGTTCGCCACCGTCCAGGTCAGCCGCGCCGACATTGAAAGCAGCGTCACGGCATTGGGCACCTTGCAACCGCGGCGTTATGTCGACGTCGGCGCCCAGGCGTCCGGGCAGATCCACAAGATCCACGTGGAGGTCGGCGACGTGGTCAAGGAGGGCCAGTTGCTGGTGGAAATCGACCCGTCCACGCAACAGGCCAAACTCGATGCCGGGCGCTTCTCCGTCGAAAATCTCAAGGCGCAGCTGCAGGAACAGCGGGCGCAGCACGACCTGGCCCGGCAGAAATACCAGCGTCAACAGAACCTTGCCGCCGGCGGCGCCACCCGTGAAGAAGACGTGCAGACCGCCCAGGCCGAACTCCGCGCCACCCAGGCACGGGTCGACATGTTCCAGGCGCAGATCCGCCAGGCCGAAGCCAGCCTGCGCAGCGACCAGGCGGAGCTCGGCTACACGCGGATTTATGCGCCGATGGCCGGCACCGTGGTCGCGCTGGATGCTCGCGAAGGCCAGACCCTCAATGCCCAGCAGCAAACGCCGCTGATCCTGCGCATCGCCAAGCTGTCGCCGATGACCGTGTGGGCCGAGGTCTCGGAGGCCGACATCGGCCACGTCAAACCCGGCATGCACGCCTGGTTCACCACCCTGAGCGGTGGCAGCCGGCGCTGGACCAGCACCGTGCGGCAAATCCTCCCCGTCCCGCCCAAGCCACTGGACCAGACCAGCCAGGGCGGCGGCAGCCCCGCCAGCGCCAGCAAAAGCGGGAGTGCCCGCGTGGTGCTGTACACCGTGTTGCTGGACGTCGACAACGCCGACAACGCCTTGATGGCGGAAATGACCACCCAGGTATTTTTCGTCGCCAATCAGGCGCAGAACGTACTCACCGCACCCATCGCCGCCCTGCAGGCCGGCACGCAGACAGACCGGCAGACCGCGCAAGTGGTCGCCAGCAATGGCAGCATCGAGCAGCGCAATGTGCGCACCGGTATCAGCGACCGCCTGCGGGTGCAGATCCTCGACGGCCTGCAAGAAGGCGATCACCTGCTGATCGGCCCGGTCGACGGGAGTGGCGGCTGAATGCACACGCCCCTGATCGACCTTTCGGACATCCGCAAAGCCTACGGCGGTGGCGACGCGCCTGAAGTCCACGTGCTGCGTGGCATCGACCTGTCGATCCATGCCGGGGAGTTCGTGGCGATCGTCGGCGCTTCCGGCTCCGGCAAATCGACGCTGATGAACATCCTCGGCTGCCTCGACCGCCCGACCTCGGGCGAATACCGCTTCGCCGGGGAAAACGTCGCGGCGCTGGACAGTGACGAACTGGCCTGGCTGCGGCGTGAAGCCTTCGGGTTTGTGTTCCAGGGCTACCACCTGATTCCATCCGGTTCGGCCCAGGAAAACGTTGAGATGCCGGCGATCTACGCAGGCTTACCCGCCGCCGAACGCCACGCCCGCGCCGCCGCCCTGCTCGACCGCCTCGGCCTGGCGTCGCGCACCGGCAACCGCCCCCATCAACTCTCCGGTGGGCAACAGCAACGGGTGTCGATTGCCCGCGCGTTGATGAATGGCGGCCACATCATCTTGGCCGACGAACCCACCGGCGCCCTCGACAGCCACAGCGGCGGCGAGGTCATGACCCTGCTCGACGAACTGGCGAGCCAGGGCCACGTGGTGATCCTCATCACGCACGACCGCGAAGTGGCGGCCAGGGCCAAACGCATCATCGAAATTCGCGACGGCGAGATCATCAGCGACAGCGCCCGGGACAATCCCGCCGCGCAAAACTCGGCCAATCCCGGCGCCCTGCAAGCCGTCGATTTGCGCAGGCGCCTGAGCGAAGGCGCCGAAGCCACCGGCGCCTGGAAAGGCGAATTGGTCGATGCCGTGCACGCGGCGTGGCGAGTGATGTGGATCAACAAGTTCCGCACCGCACTGACCCTGCTCGGGATCATCATAGGCGTGGCTTCGGTGGTGGTGATGCTGGCCGTCGGCGAAGGCAGCAAGCGCCAGGTGATGGCGCAGATGGGCGCGTTCGGTTCCAACATCATCTACCTCAGCGGTTCGGCGCCCAACCCGCGCACACCCATGGGCATCGTCACCCTCGATGAGGTCGCCGCGATTGCCAGCTTGCCCCAGGTGATGCGGATCATGCCGGTCAACGGCCAGGAGGCCGGGGTGCGCTTTGGCAACCTCGATCACTTGAGCTACGTCGGTGGCAACGACACCAACTTCCCGGCCATTTTCAATTGGCCGGTGGTCGAAGGCAGCTACTTCACCCACGCCGATGAACAGAACGCCGCGGCGGTCGCGGTGATCGGGCACAAGGTGCGGACCAAACTGCTCAAGGACGTGGCCAACCCGATCGGCCAGTACATCCTGATCGAAAACGTACCCTTCCAGGTGGTCGGCGTGCTCGCGGAAAAAGGCGCCAGCTCCGGCGACTCCGACAGCGACGACCGCATCGCCATCCCCTACTCCGCCGCCAGCGTTCGGCTGTTCGGCACCCACAATCCCGAGTACATCGCCATCGCCGCCACCGATGCGCGCAAGGTCAAGGAAACCGAAAAAGCCATCGAGCAACTGATGCTGCGCCTGCACGACGGCAAGCACGATTTCGAACTGACCAACAACGCGGCGATGATCCAGGCCGAGGCGCGCACGCAAAACACCCTGTCGCTGATGCTCGGCTCGATTGCGGCGATTTCGCTGCTGGTGGGCGGGATCGGCGTGATGAACATCATGCTCATGACCGTGCGCGAGCGGACTCGCGAGATCGGTATCCGCATGGCCACCGGTGCCCGCCAGCGCGACATCCTGCGCCAGTTCCTCACCGAAGCGGTGATGCTCTCGGTGGTGGGCGGCCTCACCGGGATCGCCCTGGCACTGATCGTCGGTGGCGTGCTGATTTTCAGCGAAGTCGCTGTCGCGTTCTCCCTGATAGCGGTGCTGGGCGCCTTCGGCTGCGCCCTGGTCACCGGTGTCGTTTTCGGCTACATGCCGGCCCGCAAGGCTGCCCGACTCGACCCGGTCACAGCCCTTACCAGTGAATGATCGATTGATGAAGCCGCCACTCAGTGTGTTAACCCTGTGCCTGTTGCTCAGTGCCTGCGGCACTCCGGCCCAGCGTCCCGATAGCGGCATCCAGCCGCCGGCCGCCTGGCAATCGCCGCACACCGCCGGCGCCGTCCATGACAACCAGCAATGGTGGAACCGCTTCGGCAGCCCGCAACTGGGTCGCCTGATCGAACAGGCGCGGCTCGGCAGTTATGACCTGGCCGCGGCCATCGCGAGAGTGCGCCAGGCCCAGGCCGACACGGTGATTGCCGGCGGCTCGCAACTGCCCGAGGTCAAGGCCGGAGTCAACGCCAATCGCCAGAAGCTGCTGCGCGGCAACGGCTACAGTCAGCTCGATGCCGACAGCGATAACGACGCCGTCGACTACCTCACGGCGAACCTGGTTGCCAGCTATGAAATCGATTTCTGGGGTGGCCAACGGGCCAGCCGCGACAGCGCACAATTCAGTCTGCAAGCCAGCGAGTTCGATCAGGCCACGGTGGAGTTGACGTTGCTCAGCGGTGTGGCCAACGGCTACGCGCAAGCCTTGTCGTTGCAGGAGCAGAGCCGCATCGCCGAATTGAATCTGGCCAATGCCCAAAGCGTGTTGAAACTGGTGCAGACCCGTTTCGATTCGGGTTCGGCCACGGCCCTGGAACTGGCACAGCAAAAAAGCCTGGTGGCGGCGCAGCAACGCCAGCTGCCGCTGGTGCAACAACAGGCCGAGGAGGCACGGATCAGTCTCGCCGCCCTGCTCGGCCGCCCGGTTCAGGCGCTGTCGTTGGGTCAGGAACGCTTCGATCAACTGACCTGGCCTGCGATTGACGCCGGGGTACCCAGCCAGTTGCTCAGCCGCCGCCCGGACATTGCCCGGGCCGAGGCGCAACTGGCAGCGGCCCAGGCCGACGTCACCGTCGCCCGGGCCGCGATGCTGCCGACCGTGACCCTCACCGCCGAAATCGGCTCCGGCGCCGACCGGGCCGACGATATCCTGCGCAGCCCCTTCTACAACCTCACCGCCGGGCTGCTCGCACCGGTGTTCAACAACGGCCGCCTCGGCGCCCAGCGCGACAAGGCCACGGCGCGCCAGGAAGAACTGCTGGAGACTTATCGCGGGGCGATCATCAACGGCTTCGCCGACGTCGAAAAAGCCCTCAACAGCATTCGCGGGCTGGATGAACAGCGCGGGTGGCAGAGTGAAGAACTGAGCCAGGCGCAGACCGCGTTCAGTATCGCGCAAAGCCGCTACCAGGCCGGGGCCGAGGATTTGCTGACGGTGCTGGAAACCCAGCGCACGCTGTATGCGGCGCAGGATTTGAACGTGCAGCTGCGGTTGTCGCGGATGCAGGCGAGTATTGCGTTGTACAAGGCGCTTGGGGGTGGGTGGCAGGTTTTGTAATCTTTGTCGTTAGTGAGTACGCCTTCGCGAGCAGGCTCGCTCCCACAGGGGATTTTCAGTGAACACAAAATCTGTGTGCGACCAGGATCAAAGGTGGGAGCGAGCCTGCTCGCGAAGGGGCCGGCATATCCAACATCAACATTGCCTGTCAGGACGCCTTCGCGAGCAAGCCCGCTCCCACAGTGGATCTTCAGCGAACACAAACGCTGTGTACGACCAAGATCAACTGTGGGAGCGAGCTTGCTCGCGATTGAACGATAACGCGGTATCAAGCCTGGCTCTGCTTAGCCTTCAGATTGCGCGCATACCACGGCCGCTGCGGCACTTTGCGGAACAGCCCCGCCAGTTTTTTCTCGTCCTCGCCAAAGGTAATGCGCAGCGCAAGCTTCATGGTTTCCGGGTCCATTTCCACTGACTTGCCCGCCTGCAATCCCGGCGTGGTGCTACAGCCATGGGTGATCGGCCCGAGCCAGGGGTCATTGATCTCGACCCAGCGCCCTGGCGCGAACCATTGCACGCCGTTGACCTGCAGCCGACTGACCTGCCCCGGATGAAAACGCTCGTGGGCGCGGAACCAGTCTTCCAGGCGATCATCGATCCAGCCGTGGAAATGCCAGAACACCGGGCTCACATGGGAAGAAAACGGGTCGCCGAGAAAGTCGTTTTCCGGTGCAAACCAGCGTGCGGAAAAGTCCGCCGGATCCCGGGCGAACGGCACCGGCTGACCGTTGGACGGATCTCGCGGCACCGACGCCCAGCGCATGTGCAGCCAGTCGTGCAGGCCCAGCTCGACCTCCGAGCCGAACTGGCCGAGGGTCAGCGTCGACAGGTAACGCGGGTCGCGGTAGCGGGATTCCCATACCTGGAAATTGCTGTGGTACGTCTCGCCGGTCTTGATGTCACTGACCCATTGCGTGTACTCGTCATCGTCCTCGGCCAGCCAGGTCGGCGGCAGCGCAGTGCCGTCGTGATTGTCGAAGTAACGCGCAAAGCCGAGCCGGTCCCGCGCCAGCTCCGGTTGCGGCAACGGGAAGTGCGTCCAGGACGGCAGGTGCTGCATCGAGCGCGCGGTGCCGAGCATGTGCCGGTGCATGAAGAAAAAGTCCACGCCCGAGCCGTTGCGATCCTTGCGCTCGCCACGGGCATCGCGCTCCCTGTCCCGAGGGCCAGGCTGCCAGCCGAGCCCGCGCAAGGCGCCGCGCTGGTCTTCGGACAGCTTGTGCCACTTGTCCCGTGAGGCATGCCAGAGCTGGTGGAACAATCGGTGCTCCGGTGATACCAGCCAGGCGAGCAGGGTCGGATTGAGGCCGGCGCGCTCGCGGGCTTCAGGGAATACCCGTTTGACGGCAATGAATCGATTGTCCTGGGCCGTCAGCATCAGTGGCCGATTCAGATCCAGCACCCGCCCACTGAGGCTGCCACTGCCGGCGTTACCGAATCCTGCCCAGACCTCGTCCAGGGTCATGTCGAATTCGTAATCGCAACAGCCGTTGGCGCCCAGCAGTCGCCAACCCAGCTGCTTCGGGTTGGCCCCGGACAGATCGCCGAGCACCCGGTAACGGGGCTCTTCGGTGGAGCGCAAGCGCTCGGCGGTGTCGAGATAACCACTGAAGCCGCGCCCCTTGTGGCCGATGTCGAGGAACACCTCCAGGCCTTCGAGCGGCAAGCCTTCGATGCCGGCGTCACGACCTTCGAAACGAATCTGCCAGACCCCGCGCAAGGTATCCGCCAAGCGTTGGCCGGCAACATCCGCCACCTCGAACGAGGCTTCGCCGGGGGTGATCGTCGGGTCCGGCCTGGTCAGTTCGCGATGCCCGTAATACACCGCAGGCACGGCGGCACCGGTCAGCGCCAGACCCGCGAGAAACCATCGTCGAGAAATCGTCATTGCCCTACCTGTGTCAGCCATGGAGCAGGCTTTATCCAAGCTAGAACGTTTGTAGTGCCGCAGAATTTAAGAGCATCGCGAGCAGGGCTCACTCCTACAGGAGACCGCATTCCCATGTAGGAGCGAGCCTGCTCGCGATGAGGCCATTAGCCGCGCTAATTTTTTCGCCCAGCCACTCGTTCCCCCCAGATAGCAAAGGCCCCCACACCTGATCCGGGGCGGCGAACCTGACTGAGACGGCAATGACAAAACCACGTTCGAAAAAGGCTCTTTTCATCGGCCTGCCGCTGGCCCTGGCGATCAGCGCGGGGGCAGGCTTCGCGGTCTGGGACTATTGGTTCAGGGACAACCCCGGCTACCCGGTCAAGGTGATGAAACAGGCCGATCAGTTGCAGGAGCGCATCCTCTCGTTCGACAGCCACATCACCGTACCCATGGACTTCGGCACCGCCGGTAACGAAGTCGACAAGGACGGCGAAGGCCAGTTCGACCTGGTCAAGACCGGGCGCGGGCGCCTGTCCGGTGCAGCCCTGACGATTTTCGGCTGGCCGGAAATCTGGAACGGTCCCAACGCCCCCCATCGCCCTACTGCCGGTTTCGTCGACGAGGCCCGCTTTGAGCAGGAAACCCGCTACAAGATCATCAGCGCCATGGTCCGCGACTTCCCCAACCAGGTGGCCATCGCCTACACCCCCGACGACTTCCGCCGCCTGCACGGCGAAGGCAAGTTCGCGGTGTTCATCAGCATGCTCAACGCCTACCCGCTGGGCAATGACCTCAACGCCCTGGACAAGTGGGCCGCGCGCGGCATGCGCATGTTCGGCTTCAGCTACGTGGGCAACAACGCCTGGGCCGACTCGTCGCGGCCGCTGCCGTTCTTCAACGATTCCCGGGATGCCCTGGGCGGGCTGTCGGACATCGGCAAGCAAGCGGTGCATCGCCTCAACGACCTGGGCGTGATCATCGATGTGTCGCAGATGTCGACCAAGGCCCTGGAGCAAGTCGCGCAACTGAGCCGCACGCCGATGGTCGCCTCCCACTCGGCACCGCGCGCCCTGGTGGACATCCCGCGCAACCTCAGCGACCCGGAAATGCAACTGATCAAGAGCAGCGGCGGCGTGGTGCAGATTGTCGGCTTCCCCACCTACATCCGCCCGCTGAGCCAGGCTACCCAGGACAAGCTCAACGCCCTGCGCGCCCGCTTCGACCTGCAACCGCTACAAGGCCTGGAGATGGCCCTGATGCCCGGCGACCCGGTGATCACCGTCTGGCCCGAACAGCGCTTCGGCGAGTACGCCAGCCAGCTCTATTCGATCCTCGACGAAGAACCCAAGGCCACCCTCAAGGACTACGGCGATGCAATCGACTACACAGTGAAAAAAATCGGCATCGACCACGTCGGCATCAGTTCCGACTTCAACGACGGCGGCGGCCTGGACGGCTGGAAAGACGTCAGCGAGGCCCGCAACGTGACCGCCGAACTGATCAGCCGCGGCTACAGCGACGCCGACATCGCCAAGCTCTGGGGCGGCAACTTCCTGCGGGTCTGGGACCAGGTGCAGAAGTCCTCCCGGCCTGTCGTTCAAAACTGATTTCTCCTTTGCCAAAGCGAACCGAATCCATGACCAACCGTCGTTCATTCCTCAAGCAGGCCGGCATCCTCGCGGCCGGCATCCCCCTGGCCTCCGCCGTGAGCCTGCCAGCACGGGCCGCCAGCCCCGCACCACTGCCCAAGGACAAATGGGACCAGTTGCGCCAGCTCTTCACCCAAGACCCGAACTACCTGCACTTCGCCAACTTCCTGGTGACCTCGCACCCGCTGCCTGTACGTGAAGCCATCGAGATGCACCGCGCCAATCTCGATCGCAACCCGGGCCTGGCCATGGACTGGCATCGCGGCGAAACCGAACGCCGCGAAGAAGAGGTGCGGGTGTGGGCCGGCCGTTACCTGAAGGCCAAGCCGTCGCAGATCGCCCTGACCGGCAGCACCACCGAAGGCCTGGCGATGATCTACGCCGGCATCCACGTGCGCCCGGACCAGGAAATCCTCACCAGCGAACACGAGCACTACGCCGCCAACAGCGTGTTCGAATACCGTACCCAGAAGGACGGCACCCAGGTTCGCAAGATCAAATTGTTCGAAGACCCGTACAAGGTTTCGACCGCCGAAGTGCTGGCCGCGATTGAACGCAACATCCGCCCCGAAACCCGCGTGCTGGGCATGACCTGGGTGCATTCCGGCAGCGGCGTGAAGCTGCCCATCGGCGAGATCGGCAAACTGGTGGAGGAGAAAAACCGTGGCCGCGCCGACAAGGACCGCATCCTCTACGTGATCGATGGCGTACACGGCTTCGGCGTGGAAAACGTCGACTTCCCGGACATGCACTGCGACTTCTTCATTGCCGGCACCCACAAATGGATGTTCGGCCCACGGGGTACCGGGATCATCTGCGCCCGCTCCGACGAGCTCAAGGACGTGACCCCGACCATCCCGACCTTCTCCGAAGCGACTCAGTTCTCCACCGTGATGACCTACGGTGGCTACCACTCGTTCGAACACCGCTGGGCGCTGACCGAAGCCTTCAAATTGCATCTGGAGCTGGGCAAGGCCGAGGTCGCGACACGCATCCACGACATCAACAGCTACCTGAAAAAACGCTTGCAGGCACACCCGTCGGCGGAACTGGTCACACCGTTGTCGCCGGAGTATTCCGCCGGCTTCACCTTCTTCCGCATCAAGAACCGGGACTGCGAGGAAGTCGCCAATTACCTGATGGATCAGCGTGTGGTGTGTGATGCCGTGGACCGTGATGTCGGGCCGATCATTCGAGTGTCGCCGGGGTTGCTCAATACCCAAGCGCACATCGACCGCCTGATGGAACTGCTGGCCAACCAGGTCTGACTGAGCGAGAGACATTATGAAAAGCACCCTGAAAAAATTCGGCACCTTGGCGCTGTTGGCCGTGCTCGGCAGCGCCTTGCCCTCCCTCGCCCAGGCCTACACCGCGCCATTGCCCGGCAAGGTCTTCAAGGATTGCCGTAACTGCCCGGAAATGGTCGTGTTACCCGCCGGCACCTTCACCATGGGCACCCCGAACGACGAGGTCGGCCGCGAGCCTGATGAAGGCCCGATGCATGAGGTGACATTCGACAAACCCTTCGCCATGAGCCGCTACCAGATCACTGCCGGCGAATGGGCCCAATACATGAAGGAAACCGGGATCACCCTGCCCGATGGCGACACCCGCCCCGGCCGGGCATGCACCAATGGCAAACCGAGTTACCCCCAGGACCCGCGCCAGCCGGCGGTGTGCATGAACTTCGCCGAGGTCAGCGCCTACGTCGCCTGGCTGTCGATGAAGACCGGCCAGCACTACCACATCGTCAGCGAGGCCCAACGCGAGTACGCCGCCCGCGCCGGGTCAAAGGGAGCGTTCCCCTTCCCGTTCGACCCCGGCACCGAATACAGCATCGCCACCCACGCCAACACCTACGGCCCGGTCGATGGCTACAGCTACAGTTCGCCGGTCGGCAGCTATCCGGCGAATGCCTTCGGCATGTACGACATGCATGGCAACGTCTACGAGTGGATCGCCGACTGCTACCACCCGGACTACGTCGGTGCGCCCACCGACGGCAGCGCCTGGACCGAACCGAACTGCGACACCCTGCGCATTCGTGGCAACGACTGGGGCGAAGCGCCGGTGTTTTCCCGCTCGGGCAACCGCAATGACATCGACCCGCAAACCCGTGGCGACTGGATCGGTTTCCGTGTCGTGCGCACTCTCTAACCCCCCCATCCTGTGGGAGCGAGCCTGCTCGCGATAGCGGTCTGCCTGTCGCAGTAGAAGTGGACTGATAGTCCGCCTTCGCGAGCAGGCTCGCTCCCACACTGACTTGTACCCTGTCAGCGGACCGAGCCCCCGCTACCTGTCGCCCACCTTTTAAATTAAGCCCTCCACCAGACGTTCTACTGGGTATCTGCCTCAAGACCCAAGGAACCCTCTGCTCATGACCCAGCCAA includes:
- a CDS encoding sigma-70 family RNA polymerase sigma factor, producing MLENYYRELVCFLNARLGNRQVAEDVVHDAYLRVLERSSDTPIEQPRAFLYRTALNLVIDDHRRNTLRQAEPLDVLDNEERYFTPSPQNVLDHGQRLDMLQRALAELPRLCRESFLLRKIEGLSHPQIAEQLGISRAMVEKHIVNAMKHCRIRMRQWDAQ
- a CDS encoding efflux transporter outer membrane subunit; amino-acid sequence: MKPPLSVLTLCLLLSACGTPAQRPDSGIQPPAAWQSPHTAGAVHDNQQWWNRFGSPQLGRLIEQARLGSYDLAAAIARVRQAQADTVIAGGSQLPEVKAGVNANRQKLLRGNGYSQLDADSDNDAVDYLTANLVASYEIDFWGGQRASRDSAQFSLQASEFDQATVELTLLSGVANGYAQALSLQEQSRIAELNLANAQSVLKLVQTRFDSGSATALELAQQKSLVAAQQRQLPLVQQQAEEARISLAALLGRPVQALSLGQERFDQLTWPAIDAGVPSQLLSRRPDIARAEAQLAAAQADVTVARAAMLPTVTLTAEIGSGADRADDILRSPFYNLTAGLLAPVFNNGRLGAQRDKATARQEELLETYRGAIINGFADVEKALNSIRGLDEQRGWQSEELSQAQTAFSIAQSRYQAGAEDLLTVLETQRTLYAAQDLNVQLRLSRMQASIALYKALGGGWQVL
- the pvdM gene encoding pyoverdine-tailoring dipeptidase-like protein PvdM, with the translated sequence MTKPRSKKALFIGLPLALAISAGAGFAVWDYWFRDNPGYPVKVMKQADQLQERILSFDSHITVPMDFGTAGNEVDKDGEGQFDLVKTGRGRLSGAALTIFGWPEIWNGPNAPHRPTAGFVDEARFEQETRYKIISAMVRDFPNQVAIAYTPDDFRRLHGEGKFAVFISMLNAYPLGNDLNALDKWAARGMRMFGFSYVGNNAWADSSRPLPFFNDSRDALGGLSDIGKQAVHRLNDLGVIIDVSQMSTKALEQVAQLSRTPMVASHSAPRALVDIPRNLSDPEMQLIKSSGGVVQIVGFPTYIRPLSQATQDKLNALRARFDLQPLQGLEMALMPGDPVITVWPEQRFGEYASQLYSILDEEPKATLKDYGDAIDYTVKKIGIDHVGISSDFNDGGGLDGWKDVSEARNVTAELISRGYSDADIAKLWGGNFLRVWDQVQKSSRPVVQN
- a CDS encoding formylglycine-generating enzyme family protein, whose protein sequence is MKSTLKKFGTLALLAVLGSALPSLAQAYTAPLPGKVFKDCRNCPEMVVLPAGTFTMGTPNDEVGREPDEGPMHEVTFDKPFAMSRYQITAGEWAQYMKETGITLPDGDTRPGRACTNGKPSYPQDPRQPAVCMNFAEVSAYVAWLSMKTGQHYHIVSEAQREYAARAGSKGAFPFPFDPGTEYSIATHANTYGPVDGYSYSSPVGSYPANAFGMYDMHGNVYEWIADCYHPDYVGAPTDGSAWTEPNCDTLRIRGNDWGEAPVFSRSGNRNDIDPQTRGDWIGFRVVRTL
- a CDS encoding MacB family efflux pump subunit; this translates as MHTPLIDLSDIRKAYGGGDAPEVHVLRGIDLSIHAGEFVAIVGASGSGKSTLMNILGCLDRPTSGEYRFAGENVAALDSDELAWLRREAFGFVFQGYHLIPSGSAQENVEMPAIYAGLPAAERHARAAALLDRLGLASRTGNRPHQLSGGQQQRVSIARALMNGGHIILADEPTGALDSHSGGEVMTLLDELASQGHVVILITHDREVAARAKRIIEIRDGEIISDSARDNPAAQNSANPGALQAVDLRRRLSEGAEATGAWKGELVDAVHAAWRVMWINKFRTALTLLGIIIGVASVVVMLAVGEGSKRQVMAQMGAFGSNIIYLSGSAPNPRTPMGIVTLDEVAAIASLPQVMRIMPVNGQEAGVRFGNLDHLSYVGGNDTNFPAIFNWPVVEGSYFTHADEQNAAAVAVIGHKVRTKLLKDVANPIGQYILIENVPFQVVGVLAEKGASSGDSDSDDRIAIPYSAASVRLFGTHNPEYIAIAATDARKVKETEKAIEQLMLRLHDGKHDFELTNNAAMIQAEARTQNTLSLMLGSIAAISLLVGGIGVMNIMLMTVRERTREIGIRMATGARQRDILRQFLTEAVMLSVVGGLTGIALALIVGGVLIFSEVAVAFSLIAVLGAFGCALVTGVVFGYMPARKAARLDPVTALTSE
- a CDS encoding PvdJ/PvdD/PvdP-like protein produces the protein MTISRRWFLAGLALTGAAVPAVYYGHRELTRPDPTITPGEASFEVADVAGQRLADTLRGVWQIRFEGRDAGIEGLPLEGLEVFLDIGHKGRGFSGYLDTAERLRSTEEPRYRVLGDLSGANPKQLGWRLLGANGCCDYEFDMTLDEVWAGFGNAGSGSLSGRVLDLNRPLMLTAQDNRFIAVKRVFPEARERAGLNPTLLAWLVSPEHRLFHQLWHASRDKWHKLSEDQRGALRGLGWQPGPRDRERDARGERKDRNGSGVDFFFMHRHMLGTARSMQHLPSWTHFPLPQPELARDRLGFARYFDNHDGTALPPTWLAEDDDEYTQWVSDIKTGETYHSNFQVWESRYRDPRYLSTLTLGQFGSEVELGLHDWLHMRWASVPRDPSNGQPVPFARDPADFSARWFAPENDFLGDPFSSHVSPVFWHFHGWIDDRLEDWFRAHERFHPGQVSRLQVNGVQWFAPGRWVEINDPWLGPITHGCSTTPGLQAGKSVEMDPETMKLALRITFGEDEKKLAGLFRKVPQRPWYARNLKAKQSQA
- a CDS encoding efflux RND transporter periplasmic adaptor subunit → MKRSRQTRRALLAALCLIPVVAVAAWQFIPPGRDGFATVQVSRADIESSVTALGTLQPRRYVDVGAQASGQIHKIHVEVGDVVKEGQLLVEIDPSTQQAKLDAGRFSVENLKAQLQEQRAQHDLARQKYQRQQNLAAGGATREEDVQTAQAELRATQARVDMFQAQIRQAEASLRSDQAELGYTRIYAPMAGTVVALDAREGQTLNAQQQTPLILRIAKLSPMTVWAEVSEADIGHVKPGMHAWFTTLSGGSRRWTSTVRQILPVPPKPLDQTSQGGGSPASASKSGSARVVLYTVLLDVDNADNALMAEMTTQVFFVANQAQNVLTAPIAALQAGTQTDRQTAQVVASNGSIEQRNVRTGISDRLRVQILDGLQEGDHLLIGPVDGSGG
- a CDS encoding aminotransferase class V-fold PLP-dependent enzyme produces the protein MTNRRSFLKQAGILAAGIPLASAVSLPARAASPAPLPKDKWDQLRQLFTQDPNYLHFANFLVTSHPLPVREAIEMHRANLDRNPGLAMDWHRGETERREEEVRVWAGRYLKAKPSQIALTGSTTEGLAMIYAGIHVRPDQEILTSEHEHYAANSVFEYRTQKDGTQVRKIKLFEDPYKVSTAEVLAAIERNIRPETRVLGMTWVHSGSGVKLPIGEIGKLVEEKNRGRADKDRILYVIDGVHGFGVENVDFPDMHCDFFIAGTHKWMFGPRGTGIICARSDELKDVTPTIPTFSEATQFSTVMTYGGYHSFEHRWALTEAFKLHLELGKAEVATRIHDINSYLKKRLQAHPSAELVTPLSPEYSAGFTFFRIKNRDCEEVANYLMDQRVVCDAVDRDVGPIIRVSPGLLNTQAHIDRLMELLANQV